A portion of the Bacteroides faecium genome contains these proteins:
- a CDS encoding retropepsin-like aspartic protease yields MKHWEISLFGYIILIINSISMLGQENKSLELVKLLNDGEFYKSRQLYSLLCDTISPDIDLYYKFRMATFINKKDSAQIYLEKIFSEYPDLFGDETINMYGVLFDTYIYFRNMERGLFIYEHIKQHLKQNPYKIPQDELLEWSDDNEYRLSQLKSAIKQPPIRIKRKKTDETIRLINKLKLQVWAHFNNSPCRIIFDTGLQSFCVMSKSMAEHIGVKCDTSGISSGNINEHIPINKAIVDSIEIGNVTLYNIPVEVYEPDTLPYLSDSLSVDSETKESMNYSYSGFVTSIIVGLPLMQWIGKFLIDNENMELNFPVSDKYKSCSKEPNLFVYNENLYTHLKLNEKDFIGYLDTGADEFIAIDTVFYEKHKEDIKIDAITAIMPFNYVTLSHVRNNISYMIPNSPILRFEDRVIRILTKRSVKIYPVSSIVSIKFFDGLIGYHCFRRLGKRVLLDLDNMRLDVQE; encoded by the coding sequence ATGAAACACTGGGAAATTTCCTTATTTGGATACATAATCCTAATCATTAATTCAATCAGTATGCTTGGACAAGAGAATAAATCACTTGAACTTGTTAAATTGCTGAATGATGGTGAATTTTACAAATCAAGACAATTGTACAGTCTGCTATGCGATACGATAAGTCCTGATATAGATTTATATTATAAATTTCGAATGGCAACATTTATTAATAAGAAAGACAGCGCTCAAATATATTTGGAAAAGATATTCAGTGAATATCCTGACTTATTTGGGGATGAAACAATTAATATGTATGGGGTATTATTTGATACTTATATCTATTTTCGAAACATGGAAAGAGGATTATTTATCTATGAGCATATAAAACAACATTTGAAACAAAATCCATATAAAATACCTCAAGACGAATTGTTGGAATGGAGTGATGATAATGAATATCGACTATCCCAATTAAAATCCGCAATTAAGCAGCCTCCAATCAGAATAAAAAGAAAAAAAACAGATGAAACTATCAGATTAATAAACAAACTAAAACTTCAAGTATGGGCTCATTTTAACAATTCTCCATGCAGAATAATTTTTGATACAGGATTACAAAGTTTTTGTGTCATGAGTAAAAGCATGGCTGAACATATAGGAGTAAAGTGCGATACTTCTGGAATAAGCAGCGGGAACATAAATGAGCATATTCCAATAAATAAAGCTATAGTAGATTCTATTGAAATAGGTAATGTTACATTATATAATATACCTGTTGAAGTCTATGAACCAGATACATTGCCTTATTTATCAGATTCTTTGAGCGTTGATTCTGAAACAAAGGAGTCTATGAACTACTCTTATTCAGGCTTTGTAACTTCAATTATTGTCGGATTACCATTAATGCAATGGATTGGAAAATTCTTGATCGATAACGAAAATATGGAATTAAACTTCCCAGTCTCTGATAAATATAAATCTTGTTCGAAAGAGCCAAATCTTTTTGTGTATAATGAAAACTTATATACTCATTTAAAATTAAATGAAAAAGACTTTATTGGGTATTTAGATACAGGAGCCGATGAGTTTATTGCAATTGATACAGTGTTCTATGAGAAACACAAAGAGGATATAAAGATAGATGCAATTACAGCCATAATGCCTTTTAACTACGTTACATTGTCTCATGTAAGGAATAATATATCATACATGATTCCTAACAGTCCTATTTTAAGATTTGAGGATAGAGTTATAAGGATATTAACAAAGCGGTCTGTTAAGATATATCCAGTATCATCCATTGTGTCTATTAAGTTTTTCGATGGTCTCATTGGTTATCATTGTTTTAGAAGATTAGGAAAGAGGGTACTGTTGGATTTAGATAATATGCGTCTTGATGTTCAAGAATAA
- the kdsA gene encoding 3-deoxy-8-phosphooctulonate synthase, protein MIELKNNPADNFFLLAGPCVIEGEEMAMRIAERVVKITEALQIPYVFKGSYRKANRSRLDSFTGIGDEKALKVLQKVRDTFGVPTVSDIHSAEEAEMAAEYVDILQIPAFLCRQTDLLVAAAKTGKTINIKKGQFLSPLAMQFAADKVVEAGNKQVMLTERGTTFGYQDLVVDYRGIPEMQTFGYPVILDVTHSLQQPNQTSGVTGGMPQLIETVAKAGIAVGVDGIFIETHENPAVAKSDGANMLKLDLLEDLLTKLVRIREAIK, encoded by the coding sequence ATGATAGAACTTAAAAACAATCCTGCCGATAACTTCTTTCTGTTGGCCGGCCCATGTGTGATAGAAGGCGAAGAGATGGCAATGCGCATTGCCGAACGAGTGGTGAAAATCACCGAAGCATTACAGATTCCTTATGTATTCAAAGGGTCTTACCGCAAAGCAAACCGTTCGCGCCTGGATTCGTTTACAGGTATCGGCGATGAGAAAGCACTGAAAGTACTGCAAAAGGTACGCGATACCTTCGGAGTTCCTACCGTATCCGATATTCACAGTGCGGAAGAAGCTGAAATGGCAGCCGAATATGTGGATATTCTTCAGATTCCGGCTTTCCTTTGCCGCCAAACAGATTTATTGGTTGCCGCCGCCAAGACCGGAAAGACGATTAATATCAAGAAAGGACAATTCCTCTCCCCGCTGGCGATGCAGTTTGCTGCCGACAAAGTGGTGGAAGCCGGAAATAAACAGGTGATGCTGACCGAACGCGGAACGACTTTCGGTTATCAGGATTTGGTAGTCGACTACCGCGGTATCCCCGAAATGCAGACATTCGGCTATCCCGTTATTTTGGACGTCACCCATTCATTACAGCAACCCAACCAAACCAGCGGAGTGACCGGCGGAATGCCTCAACTGATAGAAACTGTAGCCAAGGCAGGTATAGCCGTAGGCGTTGACGGAATCTTCATCGAGACACATGAAAATCCTGCCGTAGCTAAGAGCGATGGTGCCAATATGCTCAAATTAGACCTATTGGAAGACCTGCTTACTAAGTTAGTACGCATACGTGAAGCTATAAAATAA
- a CDS encoding M16 family metallopeptidase, giving the protein MKHLLRGLFIAVLIICCNFQSVLAQPMQQLPVDKNVRIGKLDNGLTYYIRHNALPEKRVEFYIAQKVGSILEEPQQRGLAHFLEHMAFNGTKNFPGDDTGLGIVPWCETKGIKFGTNLNAYTGVEQTVYNISNVPTENVNVVDSCLLILHDWSNAINLADKEIDKERGVIREEWRSRNSGMLRIMTDAQPTLYPNSKYSDCMPIGSIDVINNFPYQDIRDYYAKWYRTDLQGIIIVGDINVDEIEAKLKKVFADVKAPVNPAERIYYPVADNQEPLIYIGTDKEVKNPSVNIFFKQDATPDSMKNTIAYYATQYMLSMAMNMLNNRLNELRQTANPPFTSAGVGYGEFFLAKTKEAFSLSAGSKIDGIDLAMKTVLEEAERARRFGFTATEYDRARANYIQAVESAYNEREKTKSGAYVDEYVNNFLDKEPIPGIEFEYMLVNQMAPNIPVNAINQLMQQLITDNNQVVLLAGPEKEGVKYPTKEEIAALLKEMKSFDLKPYEDKVSNEPLISEDIKGGKIVSEKAGDIYGSTKLVLSNGVKVYVKPTDFKADQIIMKGVSFGGTSLFPNEEIIDISQLNGVALVGGIGNFSKVDLGKALAGKRASVGSGIGNTTESISGSCSPKDFETMMQLTYLTFTSPRKDNEAFESYKNRLKAQLQNADANPMTAFSDTVTRALYGNHPRAIKMRENMVDQINYDRIIEMYKDRFKDASDFTFYLVGNVNLEQMKPMIAKYLGALPSINRKETFKDNKMDIRKGQYKNEFAKKQETPMATIMFLYSGTCKYDLRNNILLSFLDQALDMVYTAEIREKEGGTYGVNCSGSLSKYPKEELALQIVFQTDPAKTEKLSAVVVEQLNKMAKEGPSAEHMQKIKEYMLKKYKDAQKENGYWLNNLDEFFYTGIDNTKDYEKLVNSITAKEVQDFLAKLLKQNNEVQVIMTMPEESK; this is encoded by the coding sequence ATGAAACATTTATTACGTGGATTATTTATTGCAGTCCTTATCATATGCTGCAATTTCCAGTCCGTCCTTGCACAACCCATGCAACAATTGCCCGTGGACAAGAATGTCCGTATCGGCAAACTGGACAACGGGCTTACTTATTACATCCGACACAACGCACTCCCGGAGAAACGGGTAGAATTCTACATCGCCCAGAAAGTAGGTTCTATCCTCGAAGAACCGCAGCAACGCGGTCTGGCTCACTTCCTGGAGCACATGGCTTTCAACGGAACAAAGAATTTCCCGGGCGACGATACCGGACTGGGTATCGTGCCCTGGTGTGAAACCAAAGGTATCAAGTTCGGAACGAACCTGAATGCATATACCGGCGTCGAACAAACTGTCTATAATATCAGCAACGTACCGACAGAGAATGTCAACGTCGTAGACTCCTGCCTGCTTATCCTTCACGACTGGTCGAATGCCATCAACCTTGCCGACAAAGAAATCGACAAAGAACGTGGTGTCATCCGCGAAGAATGGAGAAGCCGCAACAGCGGTATGCTCCGCATCATGACAGACGCGCAGCCCACCCTGTACCCCAACTCCAAATATTCCGACTGTATGCCTATCGGAAGCATCGACGTCATCAACAACTTCCCTTATCAGGACATCCGCGATTACTACGCGAAATGGTATCGCACAGACCTGCAAGGAATTATCATTGTCGGCGACATCAACGTTGACGAGATAGAAGCGAAACTGAAAAAGGTTTTCGCCGACGTGAAAGCTCCGGTGAATCCTGCCGAACGCATCTACTATCCGGTAGCTGACAATCAGGAACCGCTTATCTATATCGGTACCGACAAAGAGGTGAAGAATCCTTCTGTCAACATCTTCTTCAAGCAAGACGCTACGCCGGATTCCATGAAGAATACCATCGCCTATTATGCTACCCAATACATGCTTAGCATGGCTATGAATATGCTGAACAACCGTCTGAACGAACTTCGCCAGACAGCCAACCCGCCTTTCACCAGTGCAGGTGTAGGATACGGTGAGTTCTTCTTAGCCAAGACCAAAGAAGCATTCAGCCTGAGTGCAGGCAGTAAAATAGACGGCATCGACCTGGCAATGAAAACCGTATTGGAAGAAGCTGAACGCGCACGCCGCTTCGGATTCACTGCCACAGAATATGACCGCGCACGTGCCAACTATATACAAGCTGTAGAATCTGCTTACAACGAACGTGAAAAGACAAAGAGCGGCGCATACGTTGACGAATACGTGAATAACTTCCTTGACAAAGAGCCGATTCCGGGCATCGAATTCGAATATATGCTTGTCAATCAGATGGCGCCGAACATTCCGGTAAATGCAATCAACCAGCTTATGCAACAGTTAATCACAGACAACAATCAAGTGGTTCTGCTTGCCGGCCCCGAAAAAGAAGGCGTGAAATATCCTACCAAGGAAGAAATAGCAGCCCTGCTGAAAGAGATGAAGTCATTCGACCTGAAACCGTATGAAGACAAGGTTTCTAACGAACCGCTTATCTCCGAAGACATCAAAGGTGGAAAAATTGTATCCGAAAAAGCAGGAGACATCTACGGCAGTACGAAACTGGTACTTTCCAACGGAGTGAAGGTATATGTGAAGCCGACAGATTTCAAAGCAGACCAGATTATAATGAAAGGTGTAAGCTTCGGTGGTACAAGTCTATTCCCGAACGAAGAAATCATTGACATCTCCCAGTTGAACGGTGTAGCACTGGTAGGTGGAATCGGTAATTTCAGCAAAGTAGACCTGGGCAAGGCTCTTGCCGGTAAACGTGCGTCTGTAGGTTCAGGCATCGGCAATACAACCGAAAGTATTTCCGGTAGCTGTTCTCCGAAAGATTTCGAAACAATGATGCAACTTACTTACCTGACATTCACTTCTCCGCGCAAGGACAACGAAGCATTCGAATCTTACAAGAACCGCTTGAAAGCGCAACTTCAAAATGCGGATGCCAACCCGATGACTGCATTCAGCGATACAGTGACACGTGCTTTGTACGGCAACCACCCGCGTGCTATCAAGATGAGAGAAAACATGGTAGACCAAATCAACTACGACCGTATCATTGAAATGTACAAAGACCGTTTCAAAGATGCAAGCGACTTTACTTTCTACCTGGTAGGAAACGTGAATCTGGAACAGATGAAGCCGATGATTGCCAAATACTTGGGCGCTCTACCGTCTATCAACCGTAAAGAGACTTTCAAGGATAACAAGATGGATATCCGCAAAGGACAATACAAGAATGAATTTGCCAAGAAACAGGAAACTCCGATGGCTACCATCATGTTCCTTTACAGCGGCACTTGCAAATATGACTTGCGCAACAACATCCTGCTCAGCTTCCTCGACCAGGCTTTAGACATGGTTTACACTGCAGAAATCCGTGAAAAAGAAGGTGGTACATATGGCGTAAACTGTAGCGGAAGTCTTAGCAAATATCCGAAAGAAGAACTTGCTCTTCAGATTGTATTCCAGACTGACCCTGCCAAGACAGAAAAATTGTCTGCCGTTGTGGTGGAACAGTTGAACAAGATGGCTAAAGAAGGCCCGTCTGCCGAACACATGCAGAAGATTAAAGAATATATGTTGAAGAAGTACAAAGACGCTCAGAAAGAAAACGGCTACTGGCTCAATAATCTGGACGAATTCTTCTACACCGGTATCGACAATACAAAAGACTATGAAAAGTTGGTCAACAGCATCACAGCCAAAGAAGTCCAGGATTTCCTTGCCAAGCTGCTGAAACAGAACAACGAAGTTCAAGTCATTATGACCATGCCGGAAGAAAGCAAATAA
- a CDS encoding aspartyl protease family protein, producing MKTQYIKTMNNWKCLYIIFFAFVFLSAYGQNEKSQMLLNLLNEGRYFESKELYQEIHNTLDYDEDLYYKYRMHLFMNRKDSVAFCLEQLLEYYPEFIGNQAINIYAELFILYTDLVNRQQGMRIYELMKEYLDDNPYDINERELGLWRNFVTERFAYFNQVINGPLITLKRKEMGDSLKIESGERLRFNAKFNGIVHKAIFDTGLGCYCTMSRGYAEKMGINCDAHNMIQKPFNGTDMQVYQVIMDSIEIGNVILYNIPILLLEHDISQYLPDSIKNDSIKMEHFDSVMNDVAGPIIGFPVMQLIGKVLIDYGNNTISFPSLDINHETLKEPNIFFYGGDIYTQIKLNERGFIGTLDTGCDGYITIDSVFYDKNKNDIPIDTISVKTPFNFAMLHRTWVDIPYEIPEKPIITFNNKNVFVPTEKDNPIRIFSMQPIWPMKIFDGVIGYDFFKRIGKKVLLDLDNMRLEAIE from the coding sequence ATGAAAACACAATATATTAAGACTATGAACAATTGGAAATGCCTATATATAATATTCTTTGCTTTTGTCTTTCTTTCTGCTTACGGGCAAAATGAAAAATCACAGATGCTTCTTAACTTATTGAATGAAGGACGATATTTTGAATCAAAGGAATTGTATCAGGAGATACACAATACTCTTGATTATGATGAAGACTTATATTATAAATATCGTATGCATTTATTTATGAATCGAAAGGACAGTGTTGCCTTTTGTCTGGAACAGTTGCTTGAATACTATCCGGAATTTATAGGAAATCAAGCTATAAATATATATGCGGAATTATTTATTCTATACACCGATTTGGTTAACCGTCAACAGGGGATGCGTATTTACGAACTTATGAAAGAATATTTAGATGATAATCCATATGACATTAACGAAAGGGAACTCGGTTTATGGAGAAACTTTGTCACAGAACGCTTTGCTTATTTCAATCAAGTCATAAACGGGCCTTTAATAACTTTGAAAAGAAAAGAAATGGGGGATTCTTTAAAGATAGAAAGCGGTGAAAGGCTACGGTTCAATGCTAAGTTCAACGGAATAGTTCATAAAGCTATTTTTGATACGGGACTGGGGTGTTATTGTACTATGAGCAGAGGTTATGCTGAGAAAATGGGCATTAACTGCGATGCACATAATATGATACAGAAACCATTTAATGGTACTGATATGCAAGTATATCAGGTTATTATGGACTCTATAGAAATTGGAAATGTAATACTATACAATATACCTATTTTATTACTGGAACATGATATAAGTCAATACTTACCGGACTCAATTAAAAACGATTCGATAAAAATGGAACATTTTGATTCTGTGATGAATGATGTAGCGGGCCCAATTATAGGCTTTCCGGTAATGCAATTAATAGGAAAAGTCTTGATTGATTATGGAAACAACACAATATCTTTTCCAAGTTTGGATATTAATCATGAAACATTGAAAGAACCTAATATTTTTTTCTATGGTGGTGATATATATACTCAAATCAAACTAAATGAAAGAGGATTCATTGGTACCTTAGATACAGGATGTGATGGTTATATTACAATTGATTCTGTATTTTATGATAAAAATAAAAATGACATACCCATAGATACCATATCAGTAAAGACACCGTTTAATTTTGCCATGCTTCATCGTACATGGGTTGATATACCTTATGAAATTCCAGAAAAGCCAATAATAACTTTCAATAATAAAAATGTCTTCGTTCCTACAGAAAAAGATAATCCTATAAGAATATTCTCAATGCAGCCTATTTGGCCTATGAAAATTTTCGATGGAGTGATAGGCTATGATTTCTTTAAAAGAATAGGGAAAAAAGTTTTGCTGGATTTAGATAATATGCGTCTTGAAGCTATTGAATAA
- the miaA gene encoding tRNA (adenosine(37)-N6)-dimethylallyltransferase MiaA, which translates to MPDYDLIAILGPTASGKTPFAAALAYELNTEIISADSRQIYKGMDLGTGKDLADYTVNGRTIPYHLIDIAEPGYKYNVFEYQRDFLIPYESIKQKGCLPVLCGGTGMYLESVLKGYKLMPVPENPELRARLANHSLEELTEILSQYKALHNSTDVDTVKRAIRAIEIEEYYAANPVPQREFPELNSLIIGVDIDRELRREKITRRLKQRLDEGMVDEVRRLIEQGIAPDDLIYYGLEYKYLTLYVIGKLTYEEMFSGLEIAIHQFAKRQMTWFRGMERRGFTIHWVSAELPMEEKIAFVKEKLEGN; encoded by the coding sequence ATGCCGGACTATGATTTAATCGCCATACTCGGGCCCACAGCCTCGGGTAAAACTCCCTTTGCCGCTGCATTGGCCTATGAACTCAACACGGAAATTATCAGTGCCGATTCCCGTCAGATATACAAGGGAATGGATCTCGGCACAGGAAAAGACCTGGCTGATTATACGGTAAACGGGCGCACAATCCCTTATCATCTGATTGATATTGCCGAGCCCGGATATAAATACAATGTATTTGAATATCAGCGTGATTTCCTGATTCCTTACGAATCAATCAAACAAAAAGGCTGTCTCCCCGTTTTATGTGGAGGGACAGGTATGTATCTTGAATCCGTTCTGAAAGGATACAAGCTCATGCCTGTACCGGAGAATCCGGAATTACGGGCTCGTTTGGCGAATCATTCGCTCGAAGAATTGACGGAAATATTGAGTCAATATAAAGCCTTACACAACTCTACTGACGTAGATACCGTGAAACGTGCTATCCGTGCCATAGAGATTGAGGAATATTATGCTGCCAATCCGGTGCCCCAACGGGAATTTCCGGAGTTGAACAGCCTTATTATCGGTGTGGATATTGACCGGGAATTGCGTCGTGAAAAGATTACCCGGCGGCTGAAGCAACGCTTGGATGAAGGCATGGTGGATGAAGTACGGCGATTAATCGAACAAGGCATCGCGCCGGATGATTTGATATACTACGGACTGGAATACAAATATCTGACTCTTTATGTCATAGGAAAATTGACTTATGAAGAGATGTTCAGCGGTTTGGAAATAGCGATTCATCAGTTTGCCAAACGGCAAATGACCTGGTTTCGCGGTATGGAAAGAAGAGGATTTACCATCCATTGGGTGAGTGCCGAACTGCCAATGGAAGAAAAGATAGCCTTTGTAAAAGAAAAACTGGAAGGGAATTAG
- a CDS encoding glycosyltransferase family 2 protein: protein MDTKLTVIIPFLNEKEEVRSTVKSLRENSDFDFEIILINDCSTDGYDYKKVAEDFGTKYIEHSERMGVAASRDEGVNKCNTEFFLFLDAHMRVYQRDWVEILVRELEKERKCLFCASTLSLDKNGVQNADNLGYGSRIDFQDLNAPWMTDEVDNSDDRIIDIPCVMGASYACSKSYWLYLDGLNGLKSYGFDEQLISIKVWLDGGRCRLLKDIKFGHIFRVAMPVPYEVRPKDFLKNLLFVTELFLGFDMKLKILHKYRAECGAQYVSEIINELVENEGHFILERKQHYNTIFPYTIERVIDINNRFMSQD from the coding sequence ATGGATACAAAACTAACCGTGATTATTCCTTTTTTAAATGAAAAGGAAGAGGTGCGTAGCACAGTGAAAAGTTTACGCGAGAATTCTGATTTTGATTTTGAAATAATCTTGATTAATGATTGTTCAACGGATGGATATGATTATAAAAAAGTGGCGGAAGACTTTGGTACCAAGTATATTGAGCATTCCGAAAGAATGGGAGTTGCTGCCTCCCGAGATGAGGGAGTTAATAAATGCAATACGGAATTCTTTTTGTTTTTGGATGCACATATGAGGGTTTATCAAAGAGATTGGGTGGAAATATTGGTTAGAGAACTTGAAAAGGAGCGTAAGTGCCTATTTTGTGCATCCACTCTGAGCCTTGACAAAAATGGTGTGCAGAATGCTGATAATTTAGGATATGGTTCTCGTATTGATTTTCAGGATTTAAATGCTCCTTGGATGACAGATGAAGTTGACAATTCGGACGACAGAATCATAGATATTCCTTGTGTGATGGGGGCTTCTTATGCTTGTAGTAAGTCGTATTGGCTATATCTTGACGGACTTAATGGGTTGAAGTCTTATGGATTTGACGAGCAGCTTATCAGCATAAAGGTATGGTTGGATGGTGGGCGATGTCGATTGTTGAAGGATATTAAATTCGGTCACATATTTAGGGTAGCTATGCCTGTGCCATACGAAGTCCGGCCAAAAGACTTCTTGAAAAATCTATTATTTGTAACAGAACTATTTTTAGGATTTGATATGAAACTAAAAATATTACATAAATACAGAGCTGAATGCGGAGCTCAGTATGTGTCAGAAATAATAAATGAGTTAGTCGAGAATGAAGGACATTTCATTCTGGAGCGTAAACAGCATTATAATACTATATTTCCATATACTATTGAGCGTGTTATTGATATTAATAATCGTTTCATGAGTCAGGATTAA
- a CDS encoding diacylglycerol/lipid kinase family protein: MSVEPKKWGVIYNPKAGTRKVKKRWKEIKEYMDSKGVDYDYVQSEGFGSVERLAKILANNGYRTIVVVGGDGALNDAINGIMLSDAEDKNDIALGFIPNGIGNDFARYWGLSTEYKPAVDCIINHRLKKIDVGYCNFYDGKEHQRRYFLNAVNIGLGARIVKITDQTKRFWGVKFLSYVAALFSLIFERKLYRMHLRINDEHIRGRIMTVCVGSAWGWGQTPSAVPYNGWLDVSVIYRPEFLQIISGLWMLIQGRILNHKVVKSYRTKKVKVLRAQNASVDLDGRLLPKHFPLEVGILPEKTTLIIPN, encoded by the coding sequence ATGAGTGTAGAACCGAAGAAATGGGGTGTGATTTATAACCCGAAAGCCGGTACCCGAAAGGTAAAGAAGCGCTGGAAAGAAATCAAGGAGTACATGGACAGCAAAGGTGTTGACTATGACTATGTGCAATCCGAAGGTTTCGGTTCAGTAGAACGTCTCGCCAAGATTTTAGCAAACAATGGCTATCGCACGATTGTCGTTGTGGGTGGTGATGGGGCTTTGAACGATGCCATCAACGGTATTATGCTATCCGATGCCGAAGACAAAAATGATATCGCTCTCGGTTTTATCCCAAACGGCATCGGGAACGACTTCGCCAGGTATTGGGGACTCAGCACTGAATATAAACCCGCGGTAGACTGTATCATCAACCATCGGTTGAAGAAGATAGACGTAGGATACTGCAATTTCTATGATGGAAAAGAGCATCAACGTCGTTACTTCCTCAATGCCGTCAATATCGGACTGGGTGCGCGAATCGTGAAAATCACCGATCAGACCAAACGTTTTTGGGGAGTGAAATTCCTGTCGTATGTTGCCGCCCTGTTCTCACTTATATTCGAGCGGAAACTATACAGGATGCACCTACGAATCAATGACGAACATATCCGCGGACGTATCATGACGGTATGCGTGGGCAGTGCCTGGGGCTGGGGACAGACTCCGAGTGCCGTTCCTTACAACGGATGGCTCGACGTATCCGTAATCTACCGCCCCGAATTTCTTCAAATCATCTCCGGTCTGTGGATGTTGATTCAAGGAAGAATCCTAAACCACAAAGTAGTGAAAAGCTACCGGACGAAAAAAGTGAAAGTACTCCGGGCACAAAACGCGTCTGTGGATTTGGACGGACGTTTATTGCCTAAGCATTTTCCTTTAGAGGTGGGAATACTTCCTGAAAAGACGACACTTATTATTCCGAATTAA